A single region of the Salvia miltiorrhiza cultivar Shanhuang (shh) chromosome 8, IMPLAD_Smil_shh, whole genome shotgun sequence genome encodes:
- the LOC130998862 gene encoding E3 ubiquitin-protein ligase ATL31-like, whose product MKSHGTSFFVFLLLLLLSPAAAQPGASTDNNNPDMYARFSPSMAVIIAVLVAALFFMGFFSIYIRHCYDASAAGGSIARGGLSLRARRAAAAARGLDASVIETFPTFSYSEVKGHKIGKGALECAVCLNEFEDDETLRLLPKCDHVFHPECIDAWLASHTTCPVCRANLVPADPAEPAHDGDAVGRNEEIVVQVDDEDDDHHDDDRRPSEQNPSSELPARPTRSWSIRRPKMLGFGKFRSHSTGHSLVQPGENLERFTLRLPEGVRKEVMDRAMLNRTRSLAAGLQREGSSRKGYRTGGEEGSSRAGRFYRRLELPGRGATSDRWVLFARGLSFRSPRVVAERGEGSNSKRSGGGKSPVKMPSFKCLEPKTDGDENRPFSEPPPV is encoded by the coding sequence ATGAAGAGCCACGGCacttccttcttcgtcttcctcctcctcctcctcctctcgcCGGCGGCCGCGCAGCCGGGCGCCTCCACGGACAACAACAACCCCGACATGTACGCGCGCTTCAGCCCGTCGATGGCCGTCATCATCGCCGTCCTCGTCGCCGCTCTCTTCTTCATGGGCTTCTTCTCCATCTACATCCGCCACTGCTACGACGCCTCCGCCGCCGGCGGCAGCATCGCCCGCGGCGGCCTCTCCCTGCGCGCACGCCGAGCCGCGGCTGCCGCCCGCGGCCTCGACGCGTCGGTGATCGAGACGTTCCCGACCTTCTCCTACTCGGAGGTGAAGGGCCACAAGATCGGCAAGGGCGCGCTCGAGTGCGCCGTCTGCCTCAACGAGTTCGAGGACGACGAAACGCTGCGTTTGCTGCCGAAATGCGACCACGTCTTTCACCCGGAATGCATCGACGCCTGGCTCGCCTCGCACACCACTTGCCCGGTCTGCCGGGCCAATTTGGTCCCGGCCGACCCGGCTGAGCCGGCCCACGACGGCGATGCCGTGGGGAGAAATGAAGAGATTGTTGTGCAAGTGGACGACGAAGACGACGATCATCACGACGATGATCGTCGTCCGTCCGAGCAGAACCCGAGCTCCGAGCTTCCGGCCCGCCCGACAAGGTCGTGGTCGATCCGGAGGCCGAAGATGCTTGGGTTCGGTAAGTTCCGGTCGCACTCGACCGGGCACTCGCTGGTCCAACCGGGTGAGAATCTCGAGCGGTTTACTTTGAGGTTACCCGAGGGAGTGCGAAAGGAGGTGATGGACCGGGCAATGTTGAACCGGACCAGGAGCCTCGCGGCCGGGCTACAGAGAGAAGGTAGCTCGAGAAAGGGATATCGAACCGGGGGAGAAGAGGGCAGCAGCCGGGCCGGGAGGTTCTATCGCCGGCTCGAGCTTCCCGGTCGGGGAGCGACATCGGACCGGTGGGTGCTTTTCGCGAGAGGGCTATCGTTCCGATCCCCGAGAGTGGTGGCGGAAAGAGGCGAAGGATCCAACTCAAAGAGGAGCGGCGGCGGAAAGTCGCCGGTGAAGATGCCGTCGTTCAAGTGCTTGGAACCGAAGACCGATGGGGACGAAAACCGGCCGTTTTCCGAGCCGCCGCCGGTTTAG